One window from the genome of Streptomyces sp. NBC_00708 encodes:
- the cbiE gene encoding precorrin-6y C5,15-methyltransferase (decarboxylating) subunit CbiE, with protein sequence MADRVTVIGWDGSPLTRAATAALSAATLVAGAAHHLALPEVPRDAERIRLGSVDLAARRIAGHRGSAVVLADGDPGYFGVVRTLRAPEHGLEVEVVPAVSSVATAFARAGMPWEDALTVVAHPRTLRRAVNVCRAHHKVAVLTSPGAGPAELALLLEGVHRTFVICEELGTDREQVTVVTSDTAADHVWRDPNVVIVIGGGPERQEGVWIAGRRPSGVRGWAPHAEDRPGPGTRPAGESGEGEGPVLRAAQLAHLGPRTGDLVWDIGSGGGALAVEAARFGAAVLAVDSDPDACARTTAAARASGVQLQVVEGRAPHVLERLPEPDVVRIGGGGVPVVTAVADRRPERIVTHASTRDEAEALGAALAGNGYTVACSLLQSVELDTTAWSERERTVVFLLSALRSDLAP encoded by the coding sequence ATGGCCGACCGGGTCACAGTGATCGGCTGGGACGGCTCACCCCTGACCAGAGCGGCCACCGCCGCGCTCTCGGCCGCCACCCTGGTCGCCGGCGCCGCCCACCACCTCGCGCTGCCGGAAGTGCCCCGCGACGCCGAACGCATCCGCCTCGGCTCGGTCGACCTCGCCGCCCGCCGCATCGCCGGCCACCGCGGCAGCGCCGTCGTCCTCGCCGACGGCGACCCCGGCTACTTCGGCGTCGTCCGCACCCTGCGCGCCCCGGAACACGGCCTGGAGGTCGAGGTGGTTCCGGCGGTCTCCTCCGTCGCCACCGCCTTCGCCCGAGCCGGCATGCCGTGGGAGGACGCCCTGACGGTCGTCGCCCACCCCCGCACCCTGCGCCGCGCCGTGAACGTCTGCCGCGCCCACCACAAGGTCGCGGTCCTCACCTCGCCCGGCGCCGGACCCGCCGAACTGGCCCTGCTCCTCGAAGGCGTCCACCGCACCTTCGTCATCTGCGAGGAACTGGGCACCGACCGCGAACAGGTCACCGTCGTCACCTCCGACACGGCCGCCGACCACGTCTGGCGCGACCCCAACGTCGTCATCGTCATCGGCGGCGGCCCCGAGCGGCAGGAAGGCGTCTGGATCGCCGGACGCAGGCCCTCGGGCGTACGCGGCTGGGCCCCGCACGCCGAGGACCGCCCGGGGCCCGGCACCCGCCCGGCGGGGGAGAGCGGCGAGGGCGAGGGCCCCGTCCTGCGCGCCGCCCAGCTCGCCCACCTCGGCCCCCGCACCGGCGACCTCGTCTGGGACATCGGCTCCGGCGGCGGCGCCCTGGCCGTGGAGGCGGCCCGCTTCGGCGCGGCGGTCCTCGCCGTGGACAGCGACCCCGACGCCTGCGCCCGCACCACGGCCGCCGCCCGCGCCTCCGGCGTCCAGCTCCAGGTCGTCGAGGGCCGCGCCCCGCACGTACTGGAACGGCTGCCCGAGCCCGACGTCGTACGCATCGGAGGCGGCGGCGTCCCCGTCGTCACCGCCGTGGCCGACCGCAGGCCGGAGCGGATCGTCACGCACGCCTCCACGCGCGACGAGGCCGAGGCACTGGGTGCCGCACTGGCCGGAAACGGCTACACGGTCGCCTGCTCGCTCCTCCAGTCCGTCGAACTCGACACGACCGCCTGGTCGGAGCGCGAACGCACGGTCGTCTTTCTGCTTTCCGCACTGCGTTCGGACCTTGCCCCCTGA
- a CDS encoding GNAT family N-acetyltransferase, with protein sequence MLCIYTVFGMELRMTSTFPDISISTDRLVLRPFDMADIPAYIEMMNDELVTAWTGAPHPYTQVDAERWVRRIAPAHRTKGDGIALAVTEFLTQRLVGSVRLRNTDWHTLSTEAAYITAPWARGEGYATESVLAVAQWLFRDQGFERIELRTAADNTASQQVAQKLGCISEGVLRNARIARSQTEDGGWTDIRTDLIVWGLLPEDLEGVAEQLADAGGYGTYNDWN encoded by the coding sequence ATGCTGTGCATTTACACGGTCTTCGGCATGGAGCTGCGCATGACTTCCACCTTCCCGGACATCTCCATCAGCACGGACCGGCTGGTGCTGCGCCCATTCGACATGGCGGACATCCCCGCGTACATCGAGATGATGAACGACGAACTCGTCACCGCCTGGACCGGCGCACCCCACCCCTACACCCAGGTCGACGCCGAACGCTGGGTGCGCAGAATCGCTCCCGCGCACCGCACCAAGGGCGACGGGATCGCCCTGGCGGTCACCGAGTTCCTCACCCAGCGCCTCGTCGGCTCCGTACGGCTGCGCAACACCGACTGGCACACCCTCTCCACCGAGGCCGCCTACATCACCGCCCCCTGGGCGCGCGGCGAGGGATACGCCACCGAGTCCGTGCTCGCCGTCGCCCAGTGGCTCTTCCGCGACCAGGGCTTCGAACGCATCGAACTGCGCACCGCCGCCGACAACACGGCGTCCCAGCAGGTCGCCCAGAAGCTCGGCTGCATCAGCGAGGGCGTCCTGCGCAACGCCCGCATAGCGCGTTCACAGACGGAGGACGGAGGATGGACCGACATCCGCACCGACCTCATCGTCTGGGGACTGCTCCCGGAGGACCTCGAAGGGGTCGCCGAACAGCTCGCCGACGCCGGCGGGTACGGCACCTACAACGACTGGAACTGA